In Nitrosomonas ureae, the sequence CAATAATATGGCAGGATTTCACGCCCTTCTTGACCGCATCCAACGCCGAGCCGATTTTAGGCAACATCCCACCGGAAATGGTGCCATCGGCGAATAACTCATCCACCCGCTGTGCCGTCAGGCCTGTCAGCAGATTGCCATCCTTATCCAGCACGCCGGGGATGTTGGACAACAGAATCAGTTTTTCCGCCTTGAGAATTTCCGCCAATTTACCCGCCACCAGGTCAGCGTTGATGTTATATGATTCGCCTTCGGTTCCCACGCCAATCGGTGCAATGACGGGAATAAAATCCTGCGTATCAAGCAAAGCGATGAGCGCCGGATCGATTGATTCGATTTCGCCGACCTGCCCGATATTGATCCATTTTCCTGCGGTCTCACGATCCGCCATGAGCATTTTCCGGGCGCGGATAAAAGCGCCGTCCTTGCCCGTCAAACCAACCGCCTTACCGCCATGACGATTGATCAGATTAACGATATTTTTATTGACCGACCCGCCCAACACCATTTCAACCACATCCATGGTTTCAGCATCGGTTACGCGCATGCCCTGGATGAATTCGCCTTGCTTGCCAACACGTTTGAGCATGCTGTCAATCTGCGGACCGCCGCCATGCACGATCACCGGGTTCATACCTACCAGTTTCAACAGCACGACGTCACGCGCAAAACCCTGTTTGAGATTTTCTTCCACCATCGCATTACCACCGTATTTAATCACGATGGTTTTGCCATGAAAGCGCTGTATATACGGCAAGGCTTCGGCCAGAATCTTGGCTTTGTTTTTTGCTGTTGATTGGGAAATCGACATGATTCTTTTAATCTCTATTCAGATAATATTAAATAAAAACGTGTTGACCTGCTGATTCAAACAAAAAATCATCCACGAGCAATCTGCAAGAATTTTTCCTCGCGGATCAGTACAAACAAACTCAGTTCCTGCCATAGACGACCTTCTGCATCTTTGTATGGCTTGATAGCGCCTTGGGGCAATTTCTTCCTGACTGCCTTAACCGGGGTGAATTCAGATAAGCTTCTGATTCCCAGCATGCTGTTCACGATGAATCCACCATATAGTTTATCAGTGGGTGATGCCAATAATATTCGTGATTTTTGATTGAACGGGCTGGAATCTTTTCCTAAATAAACACCCAGATCCGTAATTCCATAGAGATTGCCGCGCACATTAGCCAAACCCAGAAACCAGGGCTGTGTCAGTGGAACATGGGCTAATTTGGGAATGGTTATGACTTCGCTAACCTCGGTCATAGGCACCAAATAGCGATCCTCGCCTACAGCGACACCCAGCACCGCTGATGAGGTTTGGCTATTATCCGTGCTCGCTCTCTTTTGATTGATCGTCTGCTGCGGTTTTTTTGTACTCATGCCATCTGTTAGCTCACACTTTGGCTAATGGATTATTCGTTATCCGACTATTTTACTGTATTATCAGGCCTGAAATTTTGAATTCTGCGGAGTTAATCAAATGAAATATCTCAATTGGCACTGGTTGTCTCTTTTACTTTGTTTTCCTTTATTGACTGGCTGTCCTTTGTATTCGGTAAGCACGGCTTCAGGATCGAATTCTTATATTTCAGAAGATCGCAGAACCAGCGGTATTTTTATTGAGGATGAAGGCATTGAACTCAAAGCCTCACGGCGCATCCATCAACAATTGGGTAACAGCGTCCATATCAATGTGACCAGCTATAACCGTATTGTGCTATTAACCGGAGAAGCACCCACAGAAGCCGTCAAGACAAATATTGAAAGACTGGTCATGGGGGTCGATAATGTACGCCGAATCCACAACGAAATCGCCATTGCAGCTAACACTGCATTGTCATCCCGCAGCAATGACACGCTGCTGACCTCTAAGGTGAAAGCACGCTTCCTGGCCGAACGTAAGTTCCAAATCAATCACGTCAAAATCGTTACTGAAAATGGCGTCGTGTACTTGCTGGGAATGGTCACACGAGAAGAAGGCGATAATGCAGCTCAGATTGCCAGTTCCACTTCAGGCGTACGCAAGGTTGTTAAGGCGTTCGAATATCTTAATTAATTCTTTCAAGTTAATTTTCTCCCATGCTGCCGGCTAATTTGCTCACCGAACTGCAGCGCACATTCCCACCCGATCGTTTTTATACTGATCCGGTGGATTGTTACTCGTATGCTTATGACAACAGCCGCAAGATCTTTCCCCCGGATGCCGTCCTGTTCCCTTTAACCACGGAAGAAGTGCGTCAGATCGTCTTATTATGCAATCAATATCATGTCCCACTGATTCCCCGCGGTCGAGGCACCGGCACAGCAGGTGGCAGCTTGCCTGAGTTTGGCGGCATCGCTTTATCGATGGAACGCATGCTGAACATCATTTCGATCGACCCCGCCAATCGGATCATCGTGGCTGAGCCCGGCGTGCTAAATCAAACGGTGCAGGATGCCGCCAAACCCCACGGTTTTTTCTGGCCACCGGATCCTTCAAGCGCTCAATTTTCGAGTATCGGCGGCAATATTGCCACTAGCGCAGGCGGACCACATGCAGTTAAATACGGCACCACACGAGAGCATGTTTTAGGTTTGAAAGCTGTGACTGGCACAGGAGATTTGATCACTACCGGTTGTTACACCACCAAAGGCGTGGTCGGTTATGATCTGACACGACTTTTAATTGGCTCCGAAGGAACGCTGGCTGTTATTACTGAAGCCACTCTAAAACTCTCCGCCCTGCCTAGCGCTGTAGCTGGTATTACTGCGAATTTTAATGATCTCTCAAGCTGTACCCAAGCCATTGTCAATATTATGGCGTTACCGCAACTGCCAAGCGCATTGGAATTTCTAGATGCTGGATCGCTCAATCTTATTCGCGGACGCTATCCGAATATGCTGCCGGTGGATACCCATGCGATGCTGATGATTGAGGTCGATGGCTTTGACCAGGACATTTCCACTTCAATTACCGCTATCCTCGAGGCATGCCGCAGCGATGGATTGATTAGCGCTCAACAAGCTAACGATACAGCAGCACTGTGGCAGGCACGCAAGGCCTTATCACCCTTACTGAAAGAAATTGCACCGAAAAAAATCAATGAAGATGTCGTAGTGCCGGTAAGCACCTTACCGCAATTTTTAGCTGGCCTGAGAAGGCTTAGCGATCACTATCAATTACATAATGTTAATTTCGGCCATGCAGGCAATGGTAACATTCACGTCAATCTGTTAATCAATCCTGACGATACGGAAGAAGTATCACGTGCTGAACGCTGTCTGGACGAGATATTTGATTTAGTAATCAAGCTACGCGGCACATTGTCGGGGGAGCATGGCATCGGCAGTGAGAAGCGCGCTTTTGTAACAAAGGAAATTGATCATGTAACGCTTGATCTAATGAGAAATATTAAGCAGGTGTTCGACCCAAACAACATCTTGAATCCGGGAAAAGTATTTCCCGCTACACCTTAACTCCGTTTTTGATTTCTACGCTTGCAACACCCTGATCGCACAAAAAAATCAGGAAGTATTGCAAACGTAGGATAGACTTCTTCTTACGATACTATCTTAGAAGAAGAAATAGTGATCTACCAATAATGCAACAAATAATAGCGCTAAATAAAGGATTGAATAACGGAATGCGTCTCGTGCCAATTGATCGCTATAGTTACGATAAATTTCTATCGCGTAATACATGAAAACACCGTTTAACAGAATAGAGCTAACTAGGTAGATCAGGCCGCTCATCTGCGTGATATAAGGCAAGGTAGTTACCAAACACAAGATAATTGTATACAGTACTACATGTAATTTCGTAAATTGATCACCATGTGTTACCGGCAACATAGGCATGCCAATTGAGGCATATTCTTTTTTTCTGTAGAGCGCAAGCGCCCAAAAATGCGGCGGTGTCCAAGCAAAAATGATTAAAAATAACAGCAGCGCATCGCTGGCTATTTCTCCGGTTACTGCAGTCCATCCTAATACCGGCGGCATAGCTCCTGATGCACCTCCAATAACAATATTCTGTGGCGTTAATGGTTTCAGAATGACGGTATAAATAATGGCATATCCCACAAATGTTCCCAATGTTAACCACATTGTGAGCTCGTTAACCCAATAATACAGAATAAAAAGCCCTATTCCGCCAACAAGTAACAAAAAGAACAAAGTTTCGGGAACACTTACCTTACCTTGTGGCAACGGTCTGCCTTTGGTACGCGCCATTACCGCATCCATTTTCTGCTCTACAAGACAATTCAAGGCAGCAGCAGCCCCTGCCACTAATGCTATGCCTAATGTCGCTAATAACAAGATATCAATAGGTACAGCGCCTGGAACAGCCAAAAACATCCCAATTACCGCCGTAAAAACAATCAACGATACTACGCGTGGCTTTGTCAATCGATAAAATTGGTTAATTCGCGAAGCCGTTTCATGCCAAGCTATACTGGTAGCCATGTCATAATCTCCTATATTTATTCTCAAATGCTTTTTGTTGTTTCAGCGCCTCATACTGTCGCATAGGGCGCTAAATACTTAATGTTCTATTTGTGAAACGTGTAGCAATCGCTTCAAATCATGCCCCATTTTGGTGCCATCAATTTTTTCAGGAAAGCGCATCATTAAATTTCCCATTGGATCAATTAAATAAATATGCTTGGTTTGTGTTTCCTGAGTTTCGATATACCCGAGTATCTCGCTATCTTTTGCACTGACAAAATAAGTACCCTCATATTGCTCTTTTAATTCATCATTAGGTTGAACATCGTCATTGATTAACCAGAGCCGTTCAATTCGATGGCTTTGCTTCCCTTGCACCAAACGTACTTGACGCATGAAATAAAGCTTTTCTTTGCACACTTCATCACAGTGGCCTGAATCCACTGTTACCAATACCCACTTACCGTGCAGATCTTTCATACGAAGTATCGTATTATCACTTTGATTCGTGCCTGTCCCGGTAACCTTGATAATAGGTATCAAATCACCATAGTGAGTGCTCTCCGGCCTGTAATCCGTGAAATACAAAGCATAAGATATCACTACAGGAGCACACATTAAAACCAGCAATAATAAGAACTTACGCCTATTTGATTTCTGAATTTGTACGTTTGACATTCAAAACTATAAAAATAACAAATGTTGTAACCGCTAGTGAAAACCATTGTATTGCATAGCCAATATTTTTCGATGCGCCGGATTCGGGTTTTTCCCATGCCCGTACCAAGCCATCTTCAATTAAATCTTTCTGCAAAACCATGATAGGTTGCATTTTCAAACCTGTAATTTCCTGATACTTATCCAAACTAAATGTGTTCCATACTGGACCTTGCACTATGGTGTTTGAAATTTCAAATGTTCTTATTTCTGGCGATATTACCGTACCAGTAATTATGACTTCCCCTGAATCAGTTGTAATCGGAGGCAATACCGATCTATCATTTCCAGTTGCTACCCAGCCTCTATTAATCACCACATGCAGCGGACTATTCGCAATTTTCAATGGACTGATCACATGATATCCGGCACGCCCTTGATAGGTCTTATTATCTAAAAATATCGTATGATCAATAAGATATTCACCTCGTATTTCAACATCACGATATTGATAATCCACTAATTTAACCAGAGTTCCTGGTAGAGTAACCGCAGGTTGCTTTGAGTACTTCTCTAGTTGCTCATGCTGCGTATTTCTCTCATCCGCTCGGGACAACTGCCACCTACCTAATGCAACAAAAATTATTACAAACAAAATAGTCAGTACAATTGACCATAACCTTGGCTTAAAGCGATATCCCATTATGATCATTTTTTTGCTTGAGTCTGAGGGAGTGAACTAATTTTCTTGATCATGTTATCGCAACTATTCAGCCTAAATAACAAATTAATTCATATGGACTCTGAACAATTCCAGTTTCATGAAACTTGAGCATAAAGAACTAAATATATTGCTTAAGTTTCATGAAAGCTGAAATCTTGATTCGCAAGTATTAGGCTATTTACATCAAATAAACAAATACAAACAGACCTAACCATACCACGTCAACAAAGTGCCAATACCAAGCCACGCCTTCGAATCCAAAATGATGCTCTGGCGTGAAGTGTCCTGCTGCACTACGGAAGTAAATCACAATCAACATAATTGTGCCGATTGTTACATGGAATCCATGAAAACCCGTCAACATAAAAAATGTTGAGCCGTATGCACCCGTTGTCATTTTCAGATTCAGATCGTTATAGGCGTGCACATACTCGTAAGCTTGGCAACCAATAAATAATGCACCCAAAGCTATCGTGGCCAACAGCCACAGTTTTAGGCCGTCACGTCTATTTTCCTTTAGCCTCCAATGCGCTATCGTTACTGTGACCCCGGAAGTTAATAACAACAATGTATTAAAAGCCGGGAGCCCCCAAGCACCCATCGGAGTAAATGCCTCATGAACACCAGGACCAGCGGTTGGCCATGTACCATCATAAGATGTCCAAAATTCATTACCTAGCACAGTACTTTCGTCCATCAACCACGGTATGGATAAATTTCGCATGTACCATAATGCTCCAAAGAATGCGCAAAAAAACATCACTTCGGTAAAAATAAACCAGCTCATACCCCAACGAAATGAAAGATCAACTTGATCGTTAAATTTCCCACTTTCACTTTCTCTGGCAACTGTTCCAAACCATCCAAACAGCATATATATCAGAATAGCAAAACCAATCCCTAATAACCCATAGCCGAGCTCTATTTTATTCATGGTCAGTGCAGCGCCTGATCCCATGAACAATACTGCCGTTGATCCAATAATTGGATACATCGACGGAGCTGGGACGTAATAATGTCCAGATTCTTGACTCATTCTTCTCTCCTTCTACTTATGATTTTTCGATATCTAACTAACCGCTAACCTAACCACTAGCATAATGCTAAGTACAAAAATAATTGCTCCGATAATTCCGCCAATGATTACTTGCGCAGGTTTTAATGTTGCCGCATCATATTCAAGATCACTTTCTTTCCGAATTCCCATAAAAGCGAACATTACTGCTTTGGCAATTTGCCAAATACGTGCACCAGTTTGTTTTTCAGTAATTTTGTTCAATTTTCGATTCCTTATTTTTTGATCGCGCTTGCGCTCGCAGGCAGCTCAAAAAATGTATAGGAAATCGTCACAGTATTTATATCTGCAGGCAATCCTGAATCGATCACAAATTGAACGGGCATTTGCAAAGTTTCATTTGGCTTTAGCACCTGTTTTGTAAAACAAAAGCATTCAAATTTCTTTAAATGCTTATCCAGAAAGCGAGGACTGTAACTGGGAATTGCTTGCCCGGTCACCTCACGATCTGAATTGTTTGTAATCTCATACATCACATTAACCGACTCACCTGGATGTATGCGAGCACTGGTTTGTAACGGCTTAAATTGCCAAGGCAATCCTCTTACATTGGCATCAAACTCAATTGCTATCCAGCGCTCTTCATCCACCCAGTTATCTTTAGTCAGTACGTCCGGTTGCAACAAATTATTAATTCCGGTCACTTCGCAAAACTTTTCATAAAACGGCACCAAAGCATAACCAAATACGAACATTATCAATGTAAAAATCAATAACTTTTTCATCATTAAGACATTCGATTTTGAATTAGCTTCTACCATACTTTTAATATAACCGTTATATAAATTGCTACAACCGTAGCAAACAGAATAATTGCTGTTACAAGTTTCTTACGCTTTTTATCCGTTTCTTGTGACATACGCTTCCTATTATTGCTTTACTTGACAATAGGTGGTTTCTCAAAACTATGGTACGGCGCTGGACATGGTAAATGTGTCCATTCCAAAGTTGTTGCGCCATCCCAAGGTTTCTCTGGAGCTTTCTCTCCACTACGAATGCAATTAATCATAATGTAAAGGAAAAGCAACTGAGAAAGTCCAAATCCAAATGCGCCAATACTGGATATCATATTAAAATCAGCGAATTGAAGATTATAATCTGGAATTCTACGTGGCATACCTGCCAAACCCAAGAAATGTTGCACAAAGAATGTCAAATTGAAGAAGAACATTGACAACCAGAAGTGCCATTTGCCTAGCGTTTCGTTATACATTTTACCGGTCCATTTAGGAATCCAATAATATGCGCCAGCAAACAATGAGAACAATGCGCCTGATACCAATACATAATGGAAATGTGCAATCACGTAATAAGTATCTTGAACTTGTATGTCAATCGGTACAATCGCGCAAATTACACCACTGAACCCACCAATCACAAACAAGAAAATAAATCCAATTGCAAATAACATCGGTGTTTCAAATGTCATCGAACCACGCCACATGGTCGCCGTCCAGTTGAATACTTTAACTGCGGTTGGTACAGCAATCAGCATCGTTGCATACATAAAAAACAGCTGTCCAACTGCTGGCATACCTGCTGTAAACATATGATGCGCCCATACAACACAAGATAGAATTGCAATTGATGCAGTTGCATAAACCATTGATGAATAACCAAACAGTGGTTTACGTGAAAAAG encodes:
- the cyoE gene encoding heme o synthase, with protein sequence MATSIAWHETASRINQFYRLTKPRVVSLIVFTAVIGMFLAVPGAVPIDILLLATLGIALVAGAAAALNCLVEQKMDAVMARTKGRPLPQGKVSVPETLFFLLLVGGIGLFILYYWVNELTMWLTLGTFVGYAIIYTVILKPLTPQNIVIGGASGAMPPVLGWTAVTGEIASDALLLFLIIFAWTPPHFWALALYRKKEYASIGMPMLPVTHGDQFTKLHVVLYTIILCLVTTLPYITQMSGLIYLVSSILLNGVFMYYAIEIYRNYSDQLARDAFRYSILYLALLFVALLVDHYFFF
- a CDS encoding FAD-binding oxidoreductase → MLPANLLTELQRTFPPDRFYTDPVDCYSYAYDNSRKIFPPDAVLFPLTTEEVRQIVLLCNQYHVPLIPRGRGTGTAGGSLPEFGGIALSMERMLNIISIDPANRIIVAEPGVLNQTVQDAAKPHGFFWPPDPSSAQFSSIGGNIATSAGGPHAVKYGTTREHVLGLKAVTGTGDLITTGCYTTKGVVGYDLTRLLIGSEGTLAVITEATLKLSALPSAVAGITANFNDLSSCTQAIVNIMALPQLPSALEFLDAGSLNLIRGRYPNMLPVDTHAMLMIEVDGFDQDISTSITAILEACRSDGLISAQQANDTAALWQARKALSPLLKEIAPKKINEDVVVPVSTLPQFLAGLRRLSDHYQLHNVNFGHAGNGNIHVNLLINPDDTEEVSRAERCLDEIFDLVIKLRGTLSGEHGIGSEKRAFVTKEIDHVTLDLMRNIKQVFDPNNILNPGKVFPATP
- a CDS encoding DUF2970 domain-containing protein; this encodes MNKITEKQTGARIWQIAKAVMFAFMGIRKESDLEYDAATLKPAQVIIGGIIGAIIFVLSIMLVVRLAVS
- the argB gene encoding acetylglutamate kinase, translated to MSISQSTAKNKAKILAEALPYIQRFHGKTIVIKYGGNAMVEENLKQGFARDVVLLKLVGMNPVIVHGGGPQIDSMLKRVGKQGEFIQGMRVTDAETMDVVEMVLGGSVNKNIVNLINRHGGKAVGLTGKDGAFIRARKMLMADRETAGKWINIGQVGEIESIDPALIALLDTQDFIPVIAPIGVGTEGESYNINADLVAGKLAEILKAEKLILLSNIPGVLDKDGNLLTGLTAQRVDELFADGTISGGMLPKIGSALDAVKKGVKSCHIIDGRVEHALLLEILTDQGVGTLIKENQEEFT
- a CDS encoding cytochrome c oxidase subunit 3; this translates as MSQESGHYYVPAPSMYPIIGSTAVLFMGSGAALTMNKIELGYGLLGIGFAILIYMLFGWFGTVARESESGKFNDQVDLSFRWGMSWFIFTEVMFFCAFFGALWYMRNLSIPWLMDESTVLGNEFWTSYDGTWPTAGPGVHEAFTPMGAWGLPAFNTLLLLTSGVTVTIAHWRLKENRRDGLKLWLLATIALGALFIGCQAYEYVHAYNDLNLKMTTGAYGSTFFMLTGFHGFHVTIGTIMLIVIYFRSAAGHFTPEHHFGFEGVAWYWHFVDVVWLGLFVFVYLM
- a CDS encoding chemotaxis protein CheW translates to MSTKKPQQTINQKRASTDNSQTSSAVLGVAVGEDRYLVPMTEVSEVITIPKLAHVPLTQPWFLGLANVRGNLYGITDLGVYLGKDSSPFNQKSRILLASPTDKLYGGFIVNSMLGIRSLSEFTPVKAVRKKLPQGAIKPYKDAEGRLWQELSLFVLIREEKFLQIARG
- a CDS encoding BON domain-containing protein, which codes for MKYLNWHWLSLLLCFPLLTGCPLYSVSTASGSNSYISEDRRTSGIFIEDEGIELKASRRIHQQLGNSVHINVTSYNRIVLLTGEAPTEAVKTNIERLVMGVDNVRRIHNEIAIAANTALSSRSNDTLLTSKVKARFLAERKFQINHVKIVTENGVVYLLGMVTREEGDNAAQIASSTSGVRKVVKAFEYLN
- a CDS encoding cytochrome c oxidase assembly protein, giving the protein MVEANSKSNVLMMKKLLIFTLIMFVFGYALVPFYEKFCEVTGINNLLQPDVLTKDNWVDEERWIAIEFDANVRGLPWQFKPLQTSARIHPGESVNVMYEITNNSDREVTGQAIPSYSPRFLDKHLKKFECFCFTKQVLKPNETLQMPVQFVIDSGLPADINTVTISYTFFELPASASAIKK
- a CDS encoding SURF1 family protein; the encoded protein is MIIMGYRFKPRLWSIVLTILFVIIFVALGRWQLSRADERNTQHEQLEKYSKQPAVTLPGTLVKLVDYQYRDVEIRGEYLIDHTIFLDNKTYQGRAGYHVISPLKIANSPLHVVINRGWVATGNDRSVLPPITTDSGEVIITGTVISPEIRTFEISNTIVQGPVWNTFSLDKYQEITGLKMQPIMVLQKDLIEDGLVRAWEKPESGASKNIGYAIQWFSLAVTTFVIFIVLNVKRTNSEIK